A window of Clostridium sp. 'White wine YQ' contains these coding sequences:
- a CDS encoding AAA family ATPase — protein MMKKLIIINGAMGIGKTTTCRELYKSLDNSVWLDGDWCWMLNPFVANEENIEMVQKNINYLLNSFLNNSSIEYIVFNWVIHLEEIFESILKNLDNIEYEVYKITLMCSEEGLRKRIGKDVENNLRDEDCINRSLDRLKLYKDMDTIKIDTSNLTVSETVEKIKEIINA, from the coding sequence ATAATGAAGAAGTTAATAATCATAAATGGTGCAATGGGTATAGGCAAAACTACTACCTGTAGAGAATTATATAAAAGTCTTGATAACTCAGTATGGCTAGATGGTGATTGGTGCTGGATGCTTAATCCATTTGTAGCTAATGAAGAAAATATAGAAATGGTACAGAAAAACATAAACTATTTACTTAATAGTTTTTTAAATAATTCTTCTATAGAATATATAGTATTTAATTGGGTGATTCATTTAGAAGAGATATTTGAAAGTATTTTAAAAAATCTCGATAATATAGAATATGAGGTTTATAAAATTACTCTTATGTGTTCAGAAGAGGGTTTAAGAAAGAGGATAGGAAAAGATGTAGAAAATAATCTAAGGGATGAAGACTGCATAAATAGAAGCTTAGACCGTCTTAAACTATATAAAGATATGGATACAATTAAGATTGATACAAGTAATCTTACTGTAAGTGAAACTGTAGAAAAAATAAAAGAGATTATAAATGCGTAA
- a CDS encoding MATE family efflux transporter: MMKLITLFSDKKFFKETIKLALPIATQNFILSSLNLFDNIIIGGLGEVAIASVGLANQFFFLLNLVLFGVVSGASIFTAQYWGKKDTTNIKRVLGLCLITAIIASAIFTLFALIIPNTILSIFSNDPEVINMGGNYLRIISLSYIFTAISFAYSVTLRSIGHVKAPMIVSVIALGINTILNFALVYGVGSYKGIGVYGSAIATLIARLLEFAMMLYIVYKLKTPVAASIKELSDLSFEFIKKFFKITIPVILNESLWALGVTVYSVIYAHMGTSVIAATNIVSTIDRLAMVIFFGFGNAAAIMIGNKIGEKDEKSAFLYANRFIILNPLLGILMGVLIYIGAPSILFAYNVSAEVHNYSNSMLHVLGIFLCFKVFNYTNVVGILRSGGDTKYCLFLDIGGMWLVGVPLVALTGLYFHLPIEKVYIFVFMEEIAKFIVGLPRIASKKWINNLVVH; the protein is encoded by the coding sequence ATGATGAAATTAATAACGTTATTTTCTGATAAGAAGTTTTTTAAAGAAACTATTAAGTTAGCTCTACCTATAGCAACCCAAAACTTTATATTATCCTCATTAAATCTTTTCGATAATATAATAATTGGTGGATTAGGTGAAGTTGCTATTGCAAGTGTTGGCCTTGCAAATCAATTCTTTTTCTTATTAAACTTAGTTTTATTTGGAGTTGTAAGTGGTGCTTCAATATTTACAGCTCAATATTGGGGAAAGAAGGATACAACTAATATAAAAAGAGTACTTGGGTTATGTCTTATTACTGCAATAATTGCATCTGCTATCTTTACACTTTTCGCACTTATAATTCCAAATACTATTTTAAGCATTTTCTCAAATGACCCTGAAGTTATAAATATGGGCGGAAATTATCTTAGAATAATTTCTTTAAGTTATATCTTTACTGCTATTTCCTTTGCTTATTCTGTTACTTTAAGAAGCATTGGACATGTAAAAGCACCAATGATCGTAAGCGTAATCGCTCTTGGCATAAATACAATCTTAAACTTTGCCTTAGTTTATGGAGTAGGAAGCTATAAAGGTATTGGAGTTTATGGATCAGCTATAGCTACACTAATAGCAAGATTGCTTGAATTTGCAATGATGCTATACATAGTATATAAGCTAAAAACTCCAGTAGCAGCTTCTATAAAAGAACTATCTGATTTATCATTTGAGTTTATTAAAAAGTTCTTTAAAATAACAATACCAGTTATATTAAATGAAAGCTTATGGGCACTAGGAGTCACAGTATACTCAGTAATATACGCACATATGGGAACATCAGTAATAGCTGCAACTAATATAGTAAGTACAATTGATAGACTTGCAATGGTAATTTTCTTTGGCTTTGGTAATGCTGCTGCAATTATGATTGGAAATAAAATTGGTGAGAAAGATGAAAAAAGTGCATTTTTATATGCTAATAGATTTATAATATTAAATCCACTTCTTGGTATATTAATGGGCGTTCTAATTTATATAGGTGCTCCATCAATACTATTTGCCTATAATGTATCAGCTGAAGTTCATAATTATTCAAATTCCATGTTACATGTTTTAGGTATATTTTTATGTTTTAAGGTATTTAATTATACAAACGTTGTTGGTATATTAAGAAGTGGCGGAGATACAAAGTATTGTCTCTTCTTAGATATAGGTGGAATGTGGCTAGTAGGAGTTCCACTAGTAGCATTAACTGGATTATACTTTCACCTTCCTATAGAAAAAGTATATATATTTGTATTCATGGAGGAGATTGCTAAATTTATAGTAGGACTTCCTAGAATTGCTTCTAAGAAGTGGATAAATAATCTTGTTGTTCATTAG
- a CDS encoding D-alanyl-D-alanine carboxypeptidase family protein, with amino-acid sequence MKYKIGSFMLIFMLVIQQGVFAKVKPAAKEKVMRIDARAAVAIDGKSGAVLYEKNAHSIVPMASTTKIITSLVAINRGKLDEKVVISKSAANIKGSTVGYRAGEQISLRELLYGLMYRSGNDAAIAIAEHIGGTLDNFYIYMNECSRNIGLVNSSFNSPHGLDTQNHYSTAYDLALATRKAMENEVFREIVGTKEIKKDKFNFTRDYVNINKILSIIPEANGVKTGYTGGAGKCLVSSVRYEDRDIIIVVLNCPNRWNETNEIYQYVKANYSECKDLFKVSIPNEKLITSGLLKLNEVSMEVPKDGIDSEIYFIKPKKNILKGDYIGFVRIKSKKDGKEIYRKNLYSNRNFKKESFNDLIS; translated from the coding sequence ATGAAGTATAAAATAGGTTCGTTTATGTTAATCTTTATGTTAGTTATACAGCAAGGTGTATTTGCAAAAGTAAAACCAGCTGCAAAAGAAAAAGTAATGAGAATTGATGCAAGAGCAGCAGTAGCTATTGATGGTAAAAGTGGGGCTGTATTATATGAAAAAAATGCTCATAGTATCGTGCCCATGGCTAGTACAACTAAAATCATAACTTCACTAGTAGCAATAAATAGGGGAAAGCTTGATGAAAAGGTAGTGATAAGTAAAAGTGCTGCTAATATTAAAGGCTCAACTGTTGGATATAGAGCAGGAGAACAAATTTCGCTTAGAGAATTACTTTATGGGCTTATGTATAGATCAGGAAATGATGCAGCAATTGCTATTGCAGAGCATATTGGAGGAACCTTAGATAACTTCTATATTTATATGAATGAATGTAGTAGAAATATTGGATTAGTTAATAGTTCATTTAATTCTCCGCATGGATTAGATACTCAAAATCATTATTCTACTGCATATGATTTAGCATTAGCAACAAGAAAGGCCATGGAAAATGAAGTTTTTAGGGAGATAGTTGGTACAAAAGAAATTAAGAAAGATAAGTTTAATTTTACCAGAGATTACGTTAATATAAATAAGATTTTATCCATCATACCTGAAGCAAATGGAGTAAAGACAGGTTATACTGGTGGAGCAGGAAAATGCCTAGTATCTTCAGTTAGATATGAAGATAGAGATATAATAATTGTGGTATTAAATTGTCCTAATAGGTGGAACGAAACTAATGAAATTTATCAATATGTAAAGGCAAATTATAGTGAATGCAAAGATTTATTTAAAGTAAGTATTCCAAATGAAAAACTAATAACATCAGGATTATTAAAATTAAATGAAGTTTCCATGGAAGTACCTAAGGACGGAATTGATTCTGAAATTTATTTTATAAAGCCAAAGAAAAATATCTTAAAAGGTGACTACATTGGCTTTGTTAGGATAAAGAGTAAAAAGGATGGTAAGGAGATTTATAGAAAAAACCTATATTCAAATAGAAACTTTAAAAAAGAGAGTTTTAACGATTTAATTAGTTAA
- the ytfJ gene encoding GerW family sporulation protein — protein sequence MDNSHPIENLMRCTMENLIQMIDVNTVIGDTVQTNDGSFIIPISKVSFGFASGGSEFGSEKTNKATNSDFPFGGGSGAGVSVKPVAFLVLRENSIRLLPVDVNNTYDRIVDTIPQIIEIIKESMNKQPKTNCYSSETPKNE from the coding sequence ATGGACAATAGTCATCCAATTGAAAACTTAATGAGATGTACCATGGAAAATCTAATTCAAATGATAGATGTTAATACAGTAATAGGTGATACAGTTCAAACTAATGATGGTAGCTTCATAATACCTATATCAAAAGTAAGCTTTGGTTTTGCTTCTGGTGGAAGTGAATTTGGTTCTGAAAAAACTAATAAAGCTACAAACTCAGATTTTCCATTCGGAGGAGGTTCAGGTGCTGGTGTGTCTGTGAAGCCTGTAGCATTTTTGGTCTTAAGAGAAAATTCTATTAGACTCTTACCAGTTGATGTAAATAATACTTATGATAGAATTGTAGATACAATTCCTCAAATTATTGAGATTATAAAAGAAAGTATGAACAAACAACCAAAAACCAATTGTTATTCAAGTGAAACTCCTAAAAATGAATAA
- a CDS encoding oligosaccharide flippase family protein, which produces MSRKYVYGDGGSYVEGNTLYGRNGENLGYVSDSEKNYDDVLRDRINNYDQRQEEQNNYFQKDYTANSNEVSEDNSQSQTYYNYGYGEPFINPYDDSSNSENANWTKQTNSIDYENIKKANSKYIRNEIQSKRSLPSYTSVSLILSILTIFFLYILEKKLNIDIMPDPSINVDVIFSYIFIVVFVFGVLSFIRWIFTKSKTRKSFLSLIFSSFIQGIVLTIFLLAIFVTLQDNNITIPYLSGYFSKLMVTILQLSNGQNSSTLIKLLNSFTPGWVFFFIVGVIKQRGFL; this is translated from the coding sequence TTGAGTAGAAAATATGTTTATGGCGATGGAGGATCATATGTTGAAGGGAATACACTATACGGAAGAAATGGTGAAAATTTAGGGTATGTTAGTGATAGTGAAAAGAATTATGATGATGTATTGCGTGATCGCATAAACAATTATGATCAAAGACAAGAAGAACAAAATAACTACTTTCAAAAAGATTATACTGCGAATAGTAATGAAGTATCAGAAGATAATTCACAAAGTCAAACATATTATAATTACGGCTATGGTGAGCCATTTATTAACCCATATGATGATTCTTCTAATTCAGAAAATGCTAATTGGACAAAGCAAACTAATTCAATAGATTATGAAAATATTAAAAAAGCTAATAGTAAATATATAAGGAATGAAATCCAATCTAAAAGGTCTTTACCAAGTTATACATCAGTATCTTTAATCCTATCAATACTTACTATTTTTTTTCTATATATTTTAGAGAAAAAACTAAATATAGATATTATGCCAGATCCATCTATTAATGTGGATGTTATATTTTCATATATTTTTATTGTTGTATTTGTATTTGGTGTGTTATCGTTTATAAGATGGATTTTTACCAAGAGTAAAACAAGAAAGTCTTTTCTTTCATTGATCTTTTCAAGTTTTATTCAAGGTATAGTTTTGACAATTTTTCTGTTAGCAATATTTGTTACACTTCAAGATAACAATATCACTATTCCATATCTGAGTGGGTATTTTAGTAAATTAATGGTTACCATACTTCAATTATCAAATGGTCAAAATTCAAGTACATTAATAAAGTTGCTTAACTCCTTTACTCCCGGTTGGGTATTCTTTTTTATTGTAGGAGTTATTAAGCAACGTGGATTTTTATAG
- a CDS encoding DUF2161 domain-containing phosphodiesterase — protein MSDIVLERDMYIPVRDFFISKGYEVRSEVNNCDVCAMKGDELIIIELKKNLSVDLLVQGAKRQKTADLVYIAIPKPKKRTSFSKWRDICHLIKRLELGLILVSSRKTIEIAIHPEAFDRDKSIIQNKRKRDKLIKEFNGRHLDMNVGGSTGEKLMTSYREDALYIACCLHMFGPLSAAKLRKLGADAKKTYSIVYNNHYGWFRKIDMGVYSLTDEGIKALTTYKEIIEILKTNIQNFNG, from the coding sequence ATGAGTGATATTGTTCTTGAAAGAGATATGTATATCCCTGTCAGAGATTTTTTTATAAGTAAAGGATATGAAGTAAGAAGTGAAGTTAACAATTGTGATGTTTGTGCCATGAAGGGTGATGAGCTCATTATAATAGAACTAAAGAAAAATTTAAGCGTTGATCTTTTAGTTCAAGGTGCAAAAAGACAAAAGACAGCTGATCTTGTATATATTGCTATTCCAAAGCCTAAAAAGCGTACAAGCTTTTCTAAATGGAGAGACATCTGCCATTTAATTAAAAGATTAGAACTTGGTTTAATTTTGGTTTCAAGTAGAAAAACTATTGAAATAGCTATTCATCCTGAAGCTTTTGATAGAGATAAAAGTATTATACAAAATAAAAGAAAACGTGATAAGCTTATAAAAGAATTCAATGGCAGACATTTAGATATGAATGTTGGAGGAAGCACTGGAGAAAAACTTATGACTTCATATAGAGAAGATGCTTTATATATTGCCTGTTGTTTACATATGTTTGGTCCACTTTCTGCTGCTAAGTTAAGAAAACTTGGTGCTGATGCTAAAAAAACCTATTCTATAGTTTATAATAATCACTATGGGTGGTTTAGAAAGATTGATATGGGAGTCTATTCTCTTACAGATGAAGGCATTAAAGCTCTTACTACATATAAAGAAATTATAGAAATATTAAAAACTAATATTCAAAATTTCAATGGATAG
- a CDS encoding DUF2953 domain-containing protein, which produces MFYALFTLFLIIILFPIPIKFRVEIDEFKIKVFLYKKLILDKDIFSLIKKEKAKPKTKEKKKDSRKYKLDYLNIVNSLKKSTFKPILKYRLQIDYDLSDAYPTAILNGLITPIAYVIHGQLIRFLKVTNYKIKITPKFNNSFYLYFSFKGIIYVNLVKITIIGFKILKSIKKEVSPLREAYGQ; this is translated from the coding sequence ATGTTTTATGCTCTTTTTACTTTATTTCTAATAATAATATTATTTCCTATTCCAATAAAATTTAGAGTTGAAATTGATGAGTTTAAGATTAAAGTCTTTTTATATAAAAAATTAATTTTAGATAAGGATATCTTTTCATTAATAAAAAAAGAGAAAGCAAAACCAAAAACAAAAGAAAAGAAGAAAGACTCAAGAAAATATAAATTAGATTATTTAAATATAGTTAACTCGTTAAAAAAATCGACCTTTAAACCTATATTAAAATATAGACTCCAAATAGATTATGATTTATCTGATGCTTATCCAACTGCAATTTTAAATGGATTAATTACTCCAATAGCATATGTGATTCATGGTCAATTAATTAGATTTTTAAAAGTTACAAATTACAAAATTAAAATCACACCTAAATTTAATAATAGTTTTTATTTATATTTTTCATTTAAAGGAATAATTTATGTAAATTTAGTTAAAATAACTATTATTGGTTTTAAAATTTTGAAAAGTATTAAAAAGGAGGTGTCCCCTTTAAGGGAAGCATATGGACAATAG
- a CDS encoding sensor histidine kinase produces MIWIIAILIIFVIILLSYILRLKYDIRYISKQVNKSKGDYSNVKMTGLDKDVENLVVNINNLYEIQQKINVKIKSDEEKLRESIANLSHDLRTPLTSIMGYIQLIKDGNISKEEKDRYLEIVERRTGTLQSLITSFYDLSRIEGKEYKFDLKAVSLGDMLCETLALFYDDFINKNIEPNINIEENVPKIISDEKAITRIFSNLINNVLEHGKNRIDINLRQEKNYIITEFKNDAPNLNEENVTHIFDRFFTADLARSEKNSGLGLCITKALLEQLGHEVEALLYHGVLTIKIKWKIKFNNI; encoded by the coding sequence ATGATTTGGATAATAGCTATATTAATAATATTTGTAATCATTTTGCTCTCTTATATTTTAAGACTAAAGTATGACATTAGGTACATCTCAAAGCAAGTTAATAAAAGCAAAGGAGATTACTCTAATGTTAAAATGACAGGCTTAGATAAGGACGTTGAAAATCTTGTTGTAAATATAAATAATTTATATGAAATCCAACAAAAGATAAATGTAAAAATTAAAAGTGATGAAGAAAAACTTAGAGAAAGTATAGCTAACTTATCTCATGATTTAAGAACACCGTTAACTTCTATAATGGGATATATACAATTAATAAAAGATGGGAATATATCCAAAGAAGAAAAGGATAGGTACTTAGAGATAGTAGAAAGAAGAACTGGAACTCTTCAAAGTTTAATTACAAGCTTTTATGATTTATCTAGAATTGAGGGTAAAGAGTATAAATTTGATTTGAAGGCAGTTAGTTTAGGGGATATGCTCTGTGAAACCCTAGCGTTATTTTATGATGATTTTATAAATAAGAACATTGAACCCAATATTAATATTGAAGAAAATGTTCCAAAGATTATTTCAGATGAGAAAGCTATAACAAGGATATTTTCTAACTTAATTAATAATGTTTTAGAGCATGGAAAGAACAGAATAGATATAAACCTAAGGCAAGAAAAAAACTATATTATAACAGAGTTTAAAAATGATGCACCGAATTTAAATGAGGAAAATGTTACTCATATATTTGATAGATTTTTTACAGCAGATTTAGCTAGAAGTGAAAAAAATTCTGGGTTAGGTTTATGTATTACTAAGGCTTTACTAGAACAGTTAGGACACGAAGTGGAAGCTCTTTTATATCATGGGGTTTTGACAATTAAGATAAAATGGAAGATTAAATTTAATAATATTTAA
- a CDS encoding metal-dependent hydrolase: protein MLKKTHLAMGIATTITFITKDNMLIAPIALVGSIAPDWDVYLGIKHRTLTHSLIALVGSSYLLFTFNEQLGVLWGINYLTHLLLDSLTKTGVPLLYPFHKKYQGLKLFKTGGAEDLFISLILIYIIVSAIRK from the coding sequence ATGCTAAAGAAAACACATTTAGCTATGGGGATTGCCACTACAATAACTTTTATTACAAAAGATAATATGCTAATAGCTCCAATAGCATTAGTAGGATCCATAGCACCAGATTGGGATGTATATCTTGGAATAAAGCATAGAACCTTAACTCATTCACTAATTGCATTAGTAGGTAGTTCTTACTTACTATTTACATTTAATGAACAACTAGGTGTGCTTTGGGGAATTAATTATTTAACACATTTATTACTAGATTCCTTAACAAAGACAGGGGTTCCATTATTATATCCATTCCACAAAAAATATCAAGGACTTAAATTATTTAAAACTGGTGGAGCAGAGGATTTATTTATATCCTTAATACTAATTTATATAATTGTATCAGCGATAAGAAAGTAA
- a CDS encoding branched-chain amino acid aminotransferase, producing MLKEVNIDWQNLGFAYMKTDFRYISTWKNGKWDEGSLVEDNMLKISEASTALHYGQQCFEGLKAYKTKEGKIQLFRADENAKRMNRSCRRLLMPEVPVEKFIDAVKQVVKANEAYVPPYGTGATLYIRPFVIGVGDNVGVKPAPEYLFCIFCLPVGPYFKGGMTPVNFMIADYDRAAPYGTGGEKVGGNYASSLMPHEIAAKKGYADCVYLDPATHTKIEEVGSANFFGITKDNKFVTPISPSILPSITKYSLLHVAKEYLGLETEERDVFVENLDEFKEAGACGTAAVITPIGGIEYKDKLHVFYSETEVGPITKKLYDTLYGIQIGDVKAPEGWIFEV from the coding sequence ATTTTGAAAGAAGTAAATATTGATTGGCAGAACTTGGGGTTCGCTTACATGAAAACAGACTTCCGTTATATTTCTACTTGGAAAAACGGAAAATGGGATGAAGGAAGCTTAGTAGAAGACAATATGTTAAAAATTAGTGAGGCTTCTACTGCACTACATTACGGACAACAATGCTTTGAGGGGCTAAAAGCATACAAAACTAAAGAAGGAAAAATACAACTTTTTAGAGCAGATGAAAATGCAAAAAGAATGAACAGAAGTTGTAGAAGATTACTTATGCCTGAAGTACCAGTAGAAAAGTTTATTGATGCTGTAAAGCAAGTTGTAAAGGCAAATGAGGCTTATGTTCCACCTTATGGCACAGGAGCAACTTTATATATAAGACCTTTTGTTATTGGTGTAGGAGATAATGTAGGTGTTAAACCAGCTCCAGAATACTTATTCTGTATTTTCTGTTTACCAGTTGGTCCATATTTCAAAGGAGGAATGACTCCAGTTAACTTTATGATTGCAGATTATGATAGAGCAGCTCCTTATGGAACTGGAGGAGAAAAGGTTGGAGGAAATTACGCTTCAAGTTTAATGCCTCATGAGATTGCTGCAAAGAAAGGATATGCAGATTGTGTATATTTAGATCCTGCAACTCATACAAAAATAGAAGAGGTTGGTTCAGCTAACTTCTTTGGTATTACTAAGGATAATAAATTTGTAACTCCTATATCACCTTCAATACTTCCAAGTATAACTAAGTATTCATTATTACATGTAGCAAAAGAATATTTAGGTTTAGAAACAGAGGAAAGAGATGTTTTTGTTGAAAATCTAGATGAGTTTAAGGAAGCTGGCGCATGTGGTACAGCAGCAGTTATAACTCCAATCGGTGGTATAGAGTATAAAGATAAACTTCATGTATTCTATAGCGAAACTGAAGTAGGTCCAATAACTAAGAAATTATATGATACACTATATGGAATTCAAATAGGTGATGTTAAAGCGCCAGAAGGTTGGATTTTTGAAGTGTAG
- the scpB gene encoding SMC-Scp complex subunit ScpB, whose amino-acid sequence MSSIDINQFEFKQVSKKETLKSIIEALLFTAGEPLPARDIANIIECSLEECELLLMEMEKEFEDEGRGIKLISIQNAYQFVTKPQYSDYIQKLLKKNIRQSLSQASLESLAIIAYKQPITRIDIDDIRGVKSDSALQKLQERNLIKEIGRLDVPGRPILYGTTEEFLRAFGLQDLKEMPSIDLFVAADEEEEEIKEEFESME is encoded by the coding sequence ATGAGTAGTATTGACATAAATCAGTTTGAATTTAAGCAGGTTTCAAAAAAGGAAACCTTAAAATCTATTATTGAGGCGTTATTATTTACAGCTGGAGAGCCATTACCGGCAAGAGATATAGCAAATATAATTGAATGCAGCTTAGAAGAATGCGAACTTCTACTTATGGAAATGGAAAAGGAATTTGAAGATGAAGGAAGAGGTATTAAGCTAATATCTATCCAAAATGCGTATCAATTTGTAACTAAGCCTCAATATAGTGATTACATACAAAAATTATTAAAGAAAAATATTAGACAATCTTTATCTCAAGCTTCTTTAGAAAGTTTAGCTATAATTGCATATAAGCAACCAATCACAAGAATTGATATAGATGATATAAGAGGTGTAAAGAGTGATTCAGCTCTTCAAAAGCTTCAGGAGAGAAACTTAATTAAAGAAATAGGAAGATTAGATGTTCCAGGAAGACCAATTTTATATGGAACAACTGAAGAATTCTTAAGAGCTTTTGGATTACAAGACTTAAAAGAAATGCCATCTATAGATCTTTTTGTAGCTGCAGATGAGGAAGAAGAAGAAATTAAAGAAGAATTTGAATCTATGGAGTAA
- a CDS encoding segregation/condensation protein A, producing MEALKVKIADFEGPFDLLLHLIRKNKMDIYDIKIFEITNQYLEHLQSMKEMDLEITSEFIVIAATLIEIKSKMLLPKAKDENDDDQDPKLSLVEKLVQYRKFKAAAEYLREKSLYTGIVFSKKPEIIPEEKSDVSNEDILKNVTMLSLYKIYNELMERVRNRRNDVSDSNMSKTVQLDRYRMEDKMIDLTNYILEGKTYSFDDLISSSECKMETVVTFLALLELIKEKVINVFQTGSFGEILIKRRMDNE from the coding sequence ATGGAAGCTTTAAAAGTAAAAATTGCGGACTTTGAGGGTCCTTTTGATTTATTGCTCCATCTTATTAGAAAAAATAAGATGGATATATATGATATAAAGATTTTTGAAATAACTAATCAATACTTAGAGCATTTGCAAAGTATGAAAGAGATGGACTTAGAAATAACCTCTGAATTCATAGTTATTGCTGCCACTTTGATTGAAATAAAATCAAAAATGCTCCTTCCTAAAGCAAAGGATGAAAATGATGATGATCAAGATCCTAAGTTATCTTTAGTTGAAAAGCTTGTTCAATATAGAAAGTTTAAAGCAGCTGCTGAGTACTTAAGAGAAAAAAGCTTATATACAGGGATAGTTTTTTCTAAGAAACCTGAGATTATTCCTGAAGAAAAGTCAGATGTATCAAATGAAGATATTCTTAAGAATGTAACAATGTTAAGCTTATACAAAATATATAATGAACTCATGGAAAGAGTAAGAAATAGAAGAAACGATGTTTCAGACTCAAACATGAGTAAAACTGTTCAACTTGATAGATATAGAATGGAAGATAAAATGATAGATTTAACAAATTACATACTAGAAGGGAAGACATATTCCTTTGATGATCTAATAAGTTCAAGTGAATGTAAAATGGAAACAGTAGTTACATTTCTAGCACTACTTGAGTTAATTAAAGAAAAGGTTATAAATGTATTCCAAACAGGCAGTTTTGGTGAAATTCTTATTAAAAGGAGAATGGATAATGAGTAG
- a CDS encoding helix-turn-helix transcriptional regulator, with amino-acid sequence MIHSDTVRKALEYIELNLYKELTVDEISSEVRYSKYYFIRVFQKEVGTSLYEYIRKRRLSHAASFLRTTDFSILEIAQTLCFESQEAFTRAFKSVYQLPPGKYRSINKNLITGGLFMDKQNQIKNWIVTGGSPEKYVACIDSKTFHMGSKSATLYSASDDIYDQEFGTIMQQVSAKNYYGKRMCFKGFVKTKDVEKWCGLWFRIDGKHGELLKFDNMQSRAISGSTEWNLYSCVLDVPNGAEILNVGVLLTGKGQIWLDNVSLDEVDETVPTTDFVAEETFPEHILNSDFEEACV; translated from the coding sequence ATGATACACAGCGATACAGTACGGAAAGCATTGGAATATATAGAATTAAATTTGTATAAAGAGTTAACCGTAGATGAAATTTCTAGTGAAGTTCGGTATTCAAAATATTATTTTATAAGAGTATTTCAAAAAGAAGTTGGAACATCTTTATACGAATATATTAGAAAAAGAAGACTTTCTCATGCAGCATCTTTTTTAAGAACAACTGATTTTTCAATTTTAGAAATTGCTCAAACACTTTGTTTTGAATCGCAGGAAGCATTTACAAGAGCGTTTAAAAGTGTATATCAATTACCTCCAGGCAAATATCGTTCTATCAATAAAAACTTAATTACGGGAGGATTATTTATGGATAAACAAAATCAAATTAAAAATTGGATTGTTACAGGAGGTTCTCCAGAAAAATATGTGGCATGCATTGATTCCAAAACTTTTCATATGGGATCAAAATCAGCAACACTTTATTCGGCATCTGATGATATTTATGACCAAGAATTTGGTACCATTATGCAGCAAGTTAGTGCAAAAAATTATTATGGCAAAAGAATGTGCTTTAAAGGTTTTGTAAAAACTAAAGATGTAGAAAAATGGTGTGGATTGTGGTTTCGAATAGATGGAAAGCACGGAGAACTATTGAAATTTGATAATATGCAAAGTAGAGCAATTTCTGGGTCTACAGAGTGGAATCTCTATTCCTGTGTATTAGATGTACCTAATGGTGCAGAAATTCTTAATGTTGGTGTTTTATTAACTGGAAAAGGTCAAATTTGGTTAGACAATGTCAGTTTAGACGAAGTAGATGAAACTGTACCTACAACAGACTTTGTTGCAGAAGAAACCTTTCCAGAACATATATTGAATTCTGATTTTGAAGAAGCATGTGTATAA